TTTGCCTTTTCAAGTTCTAATTCAAAACCCATACACTTTAATTCATTGAGTTTTCCGATAGTCTGATACCTTTTAAATAATTCAATTATCCCTAATTTCCCCTGCGGGTCCCTTCCTAATGCCTCATAAGCAAAAATGGAATCAGTTCTTGTATCAACGATAGGCTGAAACACAATTTTCATTGCATGTTTATCAATCCTGTATTCCTCTTCTCCTATCTGGATCTTGTGTCCGCCCTTTTTGGCTATGTATAAGGCACGTTCTGCATTATGAATTAATCCTGCTGAATCAGTACTATGCTCAGGGTAAAGCGCAACACCTATACTTAAATCAAGAAGTAACCGGTTCTTTTCACCTATCTTCTGCATATTCCTTCTTATACGCTCAGTTGCTATTAGCACGCCATCACGTGTAGAATTGGAAAGGGCAACAGCTATTTCATCGCCACCCCATCTTGCCACTAAGTCTGCTCCACGGGTTGACTCCCTGATACTCTGTGCCGTTGACCTTAAAACCTCATCTCCAACCACATGGCCGTAAGTATTATTAATCTTTGTAAAGTCATCAATATCACACAACAGGATTGCTAATAAATAGTTGTATTGTCCGGCACGTGCAATCTCCTCCTCAAGCCGCTCATTAAAATAGTGGCGATCGTAAAGGTCGGTAAGATTATCCCGGATTGCCTGATACTCCAGAGTTGCCCTCATCCTTGATAATATGCGTCTGGTAGTAATAACATAAGCACAGAACAGCATGATAAGAATAATTAATCCAATCAAGGCCCTGTTTGCCATTGAGCGTAACAGGCTAAAACTGCTGTATGTTTCACCTAACAGGAAGAAATATGTTCCAACAGTGACTGCACCTAAAACAAGGATAAGTGCGAGTGCTAAAATCCAGAGCTGCCATTCCCTGCGCTCAACGGAGTTTAAATTGTTTATTTCTTGTTTCATTTATGTTATTCCCGAGAAATCAGTCGGTATAAATCTTTTAATGTTTGATAAAATTCAGAGCTGTTTTCTTGTATCTAATAAATATATTTTCGGAATTTCTTATCAGTATAATAAGGAGGTGTAATCACTTTTGGGGTTTAACAAGACCGGACCATTACCGACAATTACATGGCTATTGGATCTGAATTCAATTTCAAAGTTATATATTAAATGAGCAAGGAGATTAAAAAGCAGTTTAGAGGATATTTCCTTCTCTTGACATCTGTACCCTCTAAAATATATTCTGCTGTAGTTATTTTTTTTATAATCCTATATAATCCCTAACTCAAAAGGAGGTTGACAGTAATAAACATGCCTTTAAGGTTTAGATGTTTTCTTATTTTCTTCCTCTTGCTATTCACTATTCACTATTCACTATTCACTGCCTCAGCAGTCTACGCCGTAGAACCCCTGACTCTCAAGACCATCATTGAAGAGGCCCTTCATAATAATCAGGAAGTACAGGCACTGCGTCAGAATGTTAAGGCAAAAGAGGCAATGGCAGGGGCTGAGGGGGTACTTGATGACCCGACATTAAAGATAGAACTGGAAGACTTGTCAAAAGACAAACCGCTCAATATCTCTCCGGGGAGCGCTATGCAAACCCGTTACACATTCAGTCAGATGTTCCCTTATCCTGGAAAATTATCACTCCAGAAGCGGATTGCGTATACAGAAGTCCTTATGGCCGGGGCTGAACTAAGGTCAAAAGAGATTGAAATAACAAAGATGATCAAAGATGCCTATTATGAATATCAGATGATTACTGAGACTATCAAGATTAATAAAGAGATTAGTGATGTACTTTCCAACATGGCAAAGATTGCTGAAATCAAGTATGGGACCGGTGAGGTATCACAGCAGGATGTAATAAAGGCACAGGTTGAAACAGCAATGCTTATTAATGAGGTGATCAATCTGAAAGCAGAGAGAGAGGTAGTTGATGTTGAGATTAAGTCCCTGTTAAACAGGCCGCAGGATATTCCTCTTTCTGAACCGGAGAATATTTCTATGAACAAGGTTAAGATAAAACCTGACGAACTTTCTATTAAGGCCATTAGAAATAATCCATCTCTCCAATTAATGAGATATGAGACCGATGGCATTCACCTTAAAACTGAGCTTGCAAAAAAAGAATACTATCCAAACATTATGGTTGGTATTGCCCCGATCCAGCGTGAAGGCAGGTTTGATGCTTATGATGCAATGTTTGAGGTAAATATTCCGATATGGCGCAGCAAATATGCAGGCAAGGTATCAGAGGCAGGCATTATGTCGGATGTTATGAAATTCAGACTCAGGGCTGAGGAAAACATAAAGACTGCAGAAGTAAAGGAGTGGGCAATCAAGATAGAAACAGCAGACAAGATCAGAGGTCTTTATGAAACCACATTAACCCCGCAGGCTGAACTGTCCTTTGAGTCTGCCCTTAAAAACTATCAAACAGGTAAGATAGACTTTCTTACCCTGCTCGATACTGAACGGTTGTTGAAAAAAACAAAAATAGAATATATTGAATCACTGATAACATACCGTAAAAGGATCGCGGCATTGGAACAGATTGTTGGGGAAGAAATCGCTGAGTGAAAGGTAACTCGCATTAAGTTCACAAAGGATGATGAAAATGAGGCCCCCTCACCCGGACCCTCTCCCGCAAGGGGAGAGGGTCCATAGATTATCCCCCTCCCTTGACGGGAGGGGGATAGGGGGAGGGTGAGCTTTGGTGCATTTTCGAGTGAACCCTCATGAGCCTTCGGCTCACAAAGGGGCATGAAAATAAGCGGGACAAGAAAGTCCCGCCTATCCGCATAGAAATGGATAGGCGGGGTTTTCTTACCCCACCGGAGAAGGGTTTTCGGATGAGGGGATATAAATGAATAAAAAAACATTAGTCTTCCTATCAGTAATATTTATTTTTGCAGGAATATTATCCGGTTGCTCGTCTTCCTCTAAAAAAGGGGAGGCTACTCAAAAGAAGGAACGAAAGGTCTTGTTCTATCGTAGTCCAATGAACCCTTCTGTTACGTCTCCAACTCCCATGAAGGATAGTATGGGGATGGATTATGTACCGGTATATGAAGAGGATGCAGAAAAGAAATCAGAAGCATCACCAGGTACTGTGACTATCAGTCTGGAAAAGATTCAAAAGATAGGGGTCAAGACTGAAGTTGTAAAGAGACGGACGATAAAGAGGATAATCAGGACAGTAGGAAGGGTCGAGCCTGATGAGAGGATGGTTTATAACATTAACGCAAAGGTCGGGGGCTGGGTAGAGAAGTTATACCTCAACACCACGGACCAGATGGTAAGACATAGTGAACCCTTGCTTGAGTTATACAGCCCTGAACTTGTGTCTGCTCAGGAAGAATATCTGCTGGCATTTAGATCCGTAAAAAATACAAAAGGCAGTTCGTATAAAGATGTAAAGGATAATACGGAATCACTGCTGAACGCTGCAAGGCAGAGGCTTCAATACTGGGATATATCAGATGATCAGATAAAAAGGCTTGAAGAAGACGGAAAGATTACAAGGACAATGACCATCCGTGCCCCTGCATCCGGCAGTGTAACAGAGAAGATGGTAAATGAGGGGGCAAAGATTGAGGCAGGTGAACCCCTGTTTAAAATAATAGACCACTCATCAGTTTGGGTTTACGGGGAGGTATATGAATATGAACTCCCTTATGTGAGGACAGGCCAGAGTGCTAGGATTACACCATCGTATTATCCCAGAGATATTTACACCGCAACAGTAGACCATGTTTATACACATCTTGGGAGCATAACCTACACACCAGAGAACAGTGCTGAGGTAAGGACTGCCAAGATAAGATTTCAACTCCCGAATCCTTCGCATAAATTAAAACTCGGTATGTATGTCAATGTAGAGTTACAGGCAGATTTGGCCGGCAGTGCCTTAGCCATCCCTGACTCTGCACTGATTGACACTGGCACTCGCCAGGTAGTCCTTGTTGACAAAGGGAACGGAAGGTTTGAACCCCGTGAGGTAGAGATTGGGGCTAAGGGGGATGGATATTTTGAGGTACGGGATGGTGTAGACTCAGGGGAGTCAGTCGTGACTTCTGCCAACTTCCTTATTGATTCGGAAAGCAATCTCAGGACTGCACTCGATGGAATGGGTGGGACAGGCGGTCATCAGCATGGAAAGGCAGCAAAGAAGAAGTCGGATAAAGCAGAAAAAGAAAAGGAAGATGAAATGCCGGTGGAACACCACCATCATTAAAAGGATGATGAAAATAAGGCCCCCTCACCCGGAGTCCCCCTCCTGCCTCCCCCCGCAAAGGAGGGGGGAGAAATTTGGTAGGAATTTAATTGCAGCTCTCCCGCCAGGGGAGAGGGCACATAGATTTATCCCCTCTCCCTGAGGGAGAGGGGGCTATGTTGATTCCCTCCCCTTCAAGGGGAGGGGTAGGGTGGGGATGGGGTTGATTTTCGGATGAAACCAGATGCTAAGTAAGATAATAGAATATTCTGTAAAAAACAGATACATAATCCTCCTCTTTACTGCGTTTGCAATACTCCTTGGTTTATGGGCGATATATAAGACACCTGTAGATGCCATCCCGGATTTGTCTGATGTACAGGTTATTATTTATACTGAATATCCCGGTCAGGCGCCTCAGGTTGTTGAGGATCAGGTCACATATCCGCTCACAACAGCCATGCTCGCAGTCCCCAAGTCTAAAATTGTCAGGGGTTTCTCATTCTTTGGTGTCTCTTTTGTTTATATCATTTTTGAAGATGGAACAGACATATACTGGGCAAGGTCAAGGGTGCTTGAATACCTTAACTTTGCGTCACAAAAGCTCCCCCGCGGCGTCACACCTTCTCTTGGGCCTGATGCCACTGGTGTCGGATGGGTATTTGAATACAGCATTGAAGGTAAGGGTTACAGCCTTGCGGAATTGCGTAGTATACAGGATTGGTTTGTCCGCTATCAGTTGACAAAAGTACCTGGTGTGTCTGAGGTTGCCTCTATCGGTGGATTTGTTAAACAATATCAGGTAAACATTGACCCCAATAAACTCCTCACACATAACGTTACCCTCAAAGATATAGTAGATTCAATCAAGATGGGGAATGTTGATGTAGGCGGCAGGGTTGTTGAACTGTCGGAACGGGAATATATGGTCAGGGGACTTGGTTATATTAAGAAGATACCTGACATAGAAAACATTGTCCTGAAGGTAGATATGGATGGGACACCGGTAAGGATACAGGACGTTGCAAGGGTAGAACTGGGGCCTGATGAACGACGCGGTATAGTTGAGAGAAACGGTGAAGGAGAGGTAGTAGGCGGCGTAGTTGTAATGCGATTCGGTGAGAACGCACTGAAGGTTATTGATGAGGTAAAGAAAAAGATAGAGGAAATCAAGCCTGGATTACCGCCGGGGGTTCAGATTATCACGACTTATGACAGAAGCCACCTGATACACAGGGCCATAAAAACACTTAGAGAAAAACTTATCGAAGAATTTATTGTTGTTTCTCTTGTATGTATTATATTCCTCCTCCACTTCAGGAGCGCCTTAGTTGCCATAATCACACTGCCTGTTGCCATACTTATCTCCATAGTCATCATGTACATTCTTAACATTAATGCCAATATCATGAGCCTCGGCGGTATTGCCATTGCCATTGGTGCAATGGTTGATGCGGCAATTGTAATGATTGAGAATGTCCACAAGCATCTTGAAAAGGAACATGAAGCAGAAGACGGAAGTCAACAGAAAAAGGACAGATGGCAGATAATAATAGATGCAAGCAAAGAGGTCGGACCTCCCCTGTTTTTCTCCTTATTGATAATAACCGTTTCCTTTATACCGGTCTTTACGCTTGAGGCACAGGAGGGCCGCCTCTTTAAGCCGCTGGCATATACAAAAACATTTTCAATGGGTGCAGCCGCATTCTTATCAATCACACTTGTCCCTGTTCTTATGGGCTTCCTGATAAGGGGACATATCACACCCGAAGAAAAAAACCCGGTCAGCAGGGTACTGATATGGTTATACCGGCCTGCAATAAATCTTGTTTTAAGAAAAAAGTTTCTCTTTCCAATAATTGCCGTAGCCCTCCTTTTAACCGCCATTTATCCCCTGAAGAAATTGGGGTCTGAGTTTATGCCGCCGCTTAATGAAGGGACGCTGATGTTCATGCCGGTTACACTTCCGGGCATATCCATAACAAAGACTGCTGAGATACTCCAGACTCAGGACAGGATTATCAAAAGTTTCCCTGAGGTGGAATCTGTCTTCGGCAAGGCAGGAAGGGCGATAACTGCCACAGACCCGGCACCTATAGAGATGTTTGAGACCATCATAAACCTGAAACCTGAAAAAGAATGGCGCCCGGGTGTAACACAGGAAAGTCTTATGGACGAGATGAATATTGCATTGGAGATGCCGGGGGTAACAAACGCATGGACTATGCCTATCAAGGCAAGGATTGACATGCTTTCAACAGGAATCCGTACACCTGTTGGTGTAAAGGTCTTTGGAAAAGACCTGAAGACCATAGAAAAACTGGCAACAGAGATAGAGTCGGTTGTAAAGAATGTCCCCGGGACAGCAAGTGCTTATGCAGAGAGGATAATCGGCGGGTACTATGTTGACATTGAAATCAATAGGGAAGAGGCGGCAAGATACGGATTAAAGATTGAAGATGTACAGCAGGTCATCATGTATGCAGTCGGCGGAGAGAATATCACCACAACAGTTGAAGGTCTGGAAAGGTATCCGGTCAATGTCAGATATAAACGGGAACTCAGGGACAGTGTGGATAAGATAAGCCGCGTGCTGATTCCAACTATGTCGGGACAAAACATACCCTTATCACAGGTAGCAGACATCCGCTTGAGCAAAGGTGTTGCAGGGATTAAAACAGAGAATGCACTCTTAAATACATGGGTGTATGTAGACGTTAAGGGAAGAGATATAGGAGGTCATGTAGCGGATGCAAAAAAGGCTGTAATGGAGAAGGTAAAATTTCCTCCCGGCTATTACATAATGTGGAGCGGCCAGTATGAATTCATGGAGAGGGTTAAGGAGCGGCTCTTCTACATCATCCCGCTAACCCTGTTCGTAATAATTCTACTGCTCTATTTTAATTTTAAATCGTTCAAAGAAACGCTTATAATCCTGCTCGCCATCCCTTTTTCATTAATTGGGGCTTCGTGGATACTCTTTCTGCTTGGTTATAACCTCAGCATAGCAGTATGGGTTGGTCTTATTGCACTTGCAGGTCTGGATGCTGAGACAGGAATAGTCATGCTGATCTACCTCAAACATGCTTATGAGAAGCGTAAGGCAGAGGGCAGGATGAGTACATTAGCTGACCTGAATGAAGCAATAATGGAAGGTGCCGTCATGCGTGTCAGACCAAAGATGATGACAGTAATCGCTATCATAGCAGGACTACTTCCTATAATGTGGGGGACAGGTTCAGGTGCAGATGTGATGAAAAGGATCGCCGCCCCTATGGTAGGTGGTATGATAACTTCTGCGCTGATGGAACTTATGGTACTGCCGGCTATATACGTTATCTGGAAAGGACGGGAGCTTAGAAAATAGTGAATAGTGAACAGTAAGCAGAGGTAAGAAGTTAGAAGCAAGAGGCAAGACGTAAGAAGACAGAAATAAGATAAAGGAAGAAAATTCCCCCTCTCCCTGAGGGAGAGGGAGCTATGTTGATTCCCTCCCCTTCAAGGGGAGGGGTAGGGTGGGGATGGGGTTGATTTTCGTATGAAGATATCACTTAACACATTTCCGATAAGCGGAAAGACGGCCATAACACTATTTCTCATCCTACTGTGGTACGGCTATCTGCTTGCAGCACTTAATACCAGACTGTCTGTTGGATTGTCTGCTGAATCAATTGCAGACCACTATTCAGACCACAGCCTTACAAAAAGCGAGACTCAGGATATAGAGCAAAAGGGATTCTCTGAGGAAGAGGTGGTTATTGATAGTAGTGAGCAGAAGCAAGAAGCAAGAAGTAAGAAGCAAGATGTAACAAATAAGAACTCCAAAGCCCCCTCACCCGGCCTATCTCCTACGAGGGGAGAAGACGCTAAGCCTCCCTCCCCCTTGACGGGGGAGGGTCAGGGTGGGGGTGAGCTACGAATATCTCTTGGTGAACACAATCATCATGCTGACCATGAGCCTGACGATAAAAAAGGAGGGAATGGAACAATCACTCCGCAACAAATAATTCAGCTAGGCCACATCCATCTACTTGGTTTCTCCCTCTTGTTCGTAAGCCTCGGGATTATATTATCCTTAACCGGTATCAGAGAATTATTTAAGGTAGTAATACTGTTTATCCTATTCTTATCATTTGGCTTAGACATAGGAGGTCTGCTTCTTGTAAGATTCGTATCACCCGGCCTCGCCATTATCACAGTCATAAGCGGAATCGGTACAGGGATTTGCATGGCAGTTATAAGTTTAGCGGCTATGTATGATATGTGGGTCAGGCGAAGTACTGTAATGGATAGAAGTTAAAGGTAGAATTTTTCGACCACAAATTGGAGGTGTCATGGATTCTATTGTTACTATAGAGATGATTGAGAAAAAGATTTTTCTGGTTCGAAGCAAAAAGGTAATGTTGGATAGTGATCTTGCAGAACTTTATGAAGTGGAGACGAGAACGCTTGTGCAGGCAGTCAAACGAAACATCGGACGATTTCCACCAGATTTCATGTTTCAATTGAATAATCAAGAGGATACAAGTTTGAGATCACAATTTGTGATCTCAAAGTATGGAAAAGGAGGCAGGAGATATACACCGTATGTTTTTACTGAACAAGGCGTCGCTATGCTTTCAAGCGTTCTGAATAGCGAACGTGCAGTCCATGTCAATATTGCGATTATGCGAGCATTCGTCAAACTGCTAGAGATGATCTCATCCCACAAAGACCTGTCAAAGAGGCTTTCAGAAATCTTTTTCCAATTCATGCCCGAATTCCCTCAACCAGCCTTTTGCCTTTGTGTAATTGGGTTGCTGTACTGCGATTCTGTTCCAAAATTCAGGTGTATGGTTTGACACCAAAAGATGTGTCAGTTCGTGAACAATAATGTATTCAATTACCGTCATTGGCGCCTTTATCAGCCGCCAATTCAGATGAATGTTGTCTCTGGGGGTACAGGAACCCCAACGATACTTCAGGTCAAGTATGTTTATATTGTTGAAGGTAACGCCTAATTGCCTGGCAATGGTTACTGCCTTAGGAACGATGATTTCAGTCGCTGAGTTTATATACCATTCTTTAAAAAGTTCATTGGCCTGCTTCTGATTGTCTTTGCTGATAAAGAATTTGCTGTCAAACATCACGCCTTCGATATGTTCATCAATTACAAACAGCTTATAATTCTTTCCCATGTAGAGTAATGATTCACCGGATACAAATTCTTTTGTCTGTTTGATATACGGATATTTCTGGTTATGCTCAATCTTCTTTTGAAGTAATCGTTTACGCTTCTCTATTTCTCCGGCTATCACATCTTTACTGGTATTCAATGGCGCCCGCACTATTACACTGCGGTCCCTCTCTACAATGATACTTATAGTTTTTCTTTCAGAGTATACGATTGAATAATTGATGTTCATCCCCTAATCCTCTGCATAAATGATCGCTGATGTAATCCTCTCATCTTTTGCCCACGCCAGAATTTCCTGAGCAATTATATTCCGATTCCTGAATGCAGACGGAATGGAATGACATTCTGCTGCAATGAAATTGGAAATCTCGCCCCTTAACCTCGCCACGGATGCAGGGTTATCCCAAAATCCGGTCATCGGCAGATCAACTTTCAGTAGTCCATATATCTCCTTTGTCCATACCAGCAGGTTGTTAATCTCATCATCATTCAGGTTTTCTTTTTTATCATAAATTAACGCATGCAGTTTTCGGTAAATAGGCATCTGCCGCTTTCTGTCAAGACCTCTCGTGTCCTCCTGCTGTGCTGCTTTTATCTTGTTACGCAATGCCTCCAACAAGCGGTATATCTCCTCCCAGTTTTCCCTGAAAGCGGTTAATATCCGTTGAAGCTCTTCTGCAAAGGAGGCATACAGTTCAGGGTCTTCATCCATGTTGATGTCAATGAAGTGCCGGATGGCATGTTCTACTTCTGCAGCCTTTGTCTTTTCAAGTTTCCTTGCTTTGACATGCTCAAAGAACTTGTCATCCAGGATTGAGATCGGCTCCACCTTTGTTTCAATCCCCTTTGACTTCAAAAACTCATCTGTAACCTTCCTTAATTTTTCTGAAACACCTTTCATGCTCATCTTCTGATCGCGGAAGTGCTGTTCAGCCAATGTGTTGATTTCCGAAAACCTGTTTAACTCTTTGATATAGTTCAGTGCTTCTTTGCGTGGGAATACATTATCCAGTGCCTTTGAGAACCGGTTAAACGCCTCTGTATAATTGTGCCTGATATCTTCATCATAAAACAGATTGAAGATATCATCAGGGTCTGAATATATGTCAATGCCGTTTTCTTCAAACACCTTTTTCAGTTCTTCATAGGAATTCTTTAACTCTGCCATTAAAGCTGAATGATCAAGCAGGCAGCCTGTAATTTCCTCCTGTTCCCTTTCCCAATAGGCGTCCAGCGCCTTTTTCAGATGGTTACCCATCCCCACATAATCCACCACAAAGCCGACCTTCTTATTATTGTCGTACACACGGTTCACCCTCGCAATAGCCTGCAACAGGGTATGGTTCACCATTACTTTGTCCAGATACATTACCTGCTCAATCGGCGCATCAAATCCTGTAAGCAGCATGTCCACCACAATCAAAATCCCTATATTCCCATTGGCTGTTTCTTCTTCCGAGCCATCAAGCTTTTCTTTTTTTCCAAAAGGAATTTTAAAACCAGCGATTGCCAATTTCCTTTCCTTACTGTCAGCATATTGTTTTAAGTCCGGCTGGTCGTTATGACTCACATCCGACATAACAACTGCAGTTTCCAATCTTTCCAAATCCTTAATTGTTATCTTGTAAGGATTGTTGATTTTCAATTCTTCAATCAATTCCCTGATAGCATCATCAAAAGCCAGTTTATATCGGTGAGCCGCCTCTTTGGAAACAGAAACGACTTGTGCCTTATAGCCATTAGGGAAAACATACTCTACGTAATGCCTGAGCATATCTTTGGCTTTTTCCTTTATAGTTTCCCCTGCTTCCAGATATGCCTTTTTTGTGCCGTAAGCGAGAATATCTATCTGCTCCCCTACATTGTAATCTTTGAACACATCCTGAAATTTCCTGTCCGCCCCCTGCCGGTCATCAACACCGGCTTCATGGGTCCTGCCTTCGTAAACAATCTCCAGTGTTGCCCCGTCCTTAATGGCCTGTCGCATGGTGTACTTGTCAATGTAATCGCCAAAGGTCTCCTCTGTCCTATCAATGGGCGTTCCGGTAAAGGCTATTCTGGTCGCATTGGGCAAGGCACTGTCGAGGTTTGCCCCAAGTTTTGAATATTGCGAACGGTGGGCCTCATCCGTGAGGATAAGTATTTTTTCATCTGTATTCAGTTCAGGAAATGAGGCAGCGAACTCCCTTTCCTGAAACTTGTGTATCATGGCTGATACGATCTCTGAGGTGTTGGTTTTCAATGCAGACTTCAACATAGCAATGCTATCCGGATCGTTTATTGTATATCCGACCGGCCTTGCTGTTTCCTTTATCTGGTCATCCAACTGTGTCCTGTCTGTGAGAAGCACGACTTTGTAAGATTGCAATAATGGATGCAGATACATTTCACGAATAAGGAAAACCATGGTCAACGATTTTCCAGATCCCTGAGTATGCCAGATTATGCCGCCCCGCTCATCACGGTTGTTCCCGTTAAGCAGCCGTTCTACGGTTTTCTTAACAGCCCTCAGTTGCTGGTAGCGTCCAACCACACGAATCATTTTCCCCTTGCTGTCGGCTGTCCAGATGGAAAAGGTGCGGATGATGCTCAAGAGGTTTTCAGGCTTTAACATGCCGTGAACAAGACGCTGCTGGTCATTTGGAGATGTCCGGATTTCCTGGGCTATATCTTCGTCATCTTTTCCCTCAGAATCCACAAAGTATGGCATCTGAGGTTTGCAGTATTCTGACAACTGTTCCACCGTATATGGGAACGGGTCTGTCCAGCGGTAAAAGAGCTTTTCAATGGAGGTTGTTATAGTGCCGAATTTGGCTTTGTTACGGCATGTGGCCACGATAAACTGATTGTAATAGAAGAGGGGTTTTGAACCTTCCTTTACATAATCCCTCTGTTCACAATAACGCATCAACTGGTCAATGGCCTCGGGAATGGGTTCTTTGGTCCTGGGGCTTTTACATTCAATGACTGACACAGGGATGCCGTTGAGGAAGCAGATGATGTCAGGATAGATGTGCCTGTCAGTGCCAATGATTCGTATTTTATATTGTGAAACAGCCGTAAAACTATTGTTGGCAGGATTAACAAAATCAATAAACTGAACCGGTTCATTACGCAGGCCTTCTTCGGTTTGACACTGCACTCTGGTACCATTGATCAGTAGTCCCAGTATAATCTGGTTGTTCTTATACAGGCTGTCCCCTTCGTGGGATGTTAGATCAGAAACGGCCTCAAATACCTGCTGTTCGTTCATCCATGGATTGATGCGTTTCAGTGCATCTTCCAGATCTCTCTTCATAAGCACCTGAGTAAAGTCTTCCCGCTGGGTCTCCTGCGGGGTCTGCCCGCTGCCCATTTCAAGGCGAAGCACCTTCCAGTGCAAACCGGGCATGACTTCCAGTTGTCTTAGAAAAGGCTCTTCCACATGGTTCTTTTCATCAAGCCTGATATGAGGAGGTATTTTATCTTGCGACATATTTTACTCGTTATGTACCTTCACCCTAACCCGCCCGCTCAGCAAGTCCTGCATTAAGGCGGTTTTAAGGGAGTAGAGTTTGGAAAGATGAATTGTTTGTTCTTCAATAAAATTATCTTTCTGAGCGAGTATTTCAATGATTCTGCCAAACTCCTTCGAAGTGCTGGGGAACGCAATTTTTATTTCATCAAATGTGTTTTTTGTGATTGTATCAAAAACGCTTTCTGATTTAGCAACACCA
The genomic region above belongs to Nitrospirota bacterium and contains:
- a CDS encoding diguanylate cyclase, with the translated sequence MKQEINNLNSVERREWQLWILALALILVLGAVTVGTYFFLLGETYSSFSLLRSMANRALIGLIILIMLFCAYVITTRRILSRMRATLEYQAIRDNLTDLYDRHYFNERLEEEIARAGQYNYLLAILLCDIDDFTKINNTYGHVVGDEVLRSTAQSIRESTRGADLVARWGGDEIAVALSNSTRDGVLIATERIRRNMQKIGEKNRLLLDLSIGVALYPEHSTDSAGLIHNAERALYIAKKGGHKIQIGEEEYRIDKHAMKIVFQPIVDTRTDSIFAYEALGRDPQGKLGIIELFKRYQTIGKLNELKCMGFELELEKAKEAGLKRLFVNMDFEMLRTLEHVSKPEGTDIILEISEKEVLDNIENRLRIAQRWREKGFKFAIDDFGAGFISLPFIAQLIPDYIKIDRSTVLQAVSSSQFRDFLKDMIFAMRNYSAEGIIAEGIETEQELNVVRGIGLDLVQGFLLGRPHELTSSSYPASQSTASNASS
- a CDS encoding TolC family protein; amino-acid sequence: MTVINMPLRFRCFLIFFLLLFTIHYSLFTASAVYAVEPLTLKTIIEEALHNNQEVQALRQNVKAKEAMAGAEGVLDDPTLKIELEDLSKDKPLNISPGSAMQTRYTFSQMFPYPGKLSLQKRIAYTEVLMAGAELRSKEIEITKMIKDAYYEYQMITETIKINKEISDVLSNMAKIAEIKYGTGEVSQQDVIKAQVETAMLINEVINLKAEREVVDVEIKSLLNRPQDIPLSEPENISMNKVKIKPDELSIKAIRNNPSLQLMRYETDGIHLKTELAKKEYYPNIMVGIAPIQREGRFDAYDAMFEVNIPIWRSKYAGKVSEAGIMSDVMKFRLRAEENIKTAEVKEWAIKIETADKIRGLYETTLTPQAELSFESALKNYQTGKIDFLTLLDTERLLKKTKIEYIESLITYRKRIAALEQIVGEEIAE
- a CDS encoding efflux RND transporter periplasmic adaptor subunit; this encodes MNKKTLVFLSVIFIFAGILSGCSSSSKKGEATQKKERKVLFYRSPMNPSVTSPTPMKDSMGMDYVPVYEEDAEKKSEASPGTVTISLEKIQKIGVKTEVVKRRTIKRIIRTVGRVEPDERMVYNINAKVGGWVEKLYLNTTDQMVRHSEPLLELYSPELVSAQEEYLLAFRSVKNTKGSSYKDVKDNTESLLNAARQRLQYWDISDDQIKRLEEDGKITRTMTIRAPASGSVTEKMVNEGAKIEAGEPLFKIIDHSSVWVYGEVYEYELPYVRTGQSARITPSYYPRDIYTATVDHVYTHLGSITYTPENSAEVRTAKIRFQLPNPSHKLKLGMYVNVELQADLAGSALAIPDSALIDTGTRQVVLVDKGNGRFEPREVEIGAKGDGYFEVRDGVDSGESVVTSANFLIDSESNLRTALDGMGGTGGHQHGKAAKKKSDKAEKEKEDEMPVEHHHH
- a CDS encoding efflux RND transporter permease subunit; the protein is MLSKIIEYSVKNRYIILLFTAFAILLGLWAIYKTPVDAIPDLSDVQVIIYTEYPGQAPQVVEDQVTYPLTTAMLAVPKSKIVRGFSFFGVSFVYIIFEDGTDIYWARSRVLEYLNFASQKLPRGVTPSLGPDATGVGWVFEYSIEGKGYSLAELRSIQDWFVRYQLTKVPGVSEVASIGGFVKQYQVNIDPNKLLTHNVTLKDIVDSIKMGNVDVGGRVVELSEREYMVRGLGYIKKIPDIENIVLKVDMDGTPVRIQDVARVELGPDERRGIVERNGEGEVVGGVVVMRFGENALKVIDEVKKKIEEIKPGLPPGVQIITTYDRSHLIHRAIKTLREKLIEEFIVVSLVCIIFLLHFRSALVAIITLPVAILISIVIMYILNINANIMSLGGIAIAIGAMVDAAIVMIENVHKHLEKEHEAEDGSQQKKDRWQIIIDASKEVGPPLFFSLLIITVSFIPVFTLEAQEGRLFKPLAYTKTFSMGAAAFLSITLVPVLMGFLIRGHITPEEKNPVSRVLIWLYRPAINLVLRKKFLFPIIAVALLLTAIYPLKKLGSEFMPPLNEGTLMFMPVTLPGISITKTAEILQTQDRIIKSFPEVESVFGKAGRAITATDPAPIEMFETIINLKPEKEWRPGVTQESLMDEMNIALEMPGVTNAWTMPIKARIDMLSTGIRTPVGVKVFGKDLKTIEKLATEIESVVKNVPGTASAYAERIIGGYYVDIEINREEAARYGLKIEDVQQVIMYAVGGENITTTVEGLERYPVNVRYKRELRDSVDKISRVLIPTMSGQNIPLSQVADIRLSKGVAGIKTENALLNTWVYVDVKGRDIGGHVADAKKAVMEKVKFPPGYYIMWSGQYEFMERVKERLFYIIPLTLFVIILLLYFNFKSFKETLIILLAIPFSLIGASWILFLLGYNLSIAVWVGLIALAGLDAETGIVMLIYLKHAYEKRKAEGRMSTLADLNEAIMEGAVMRVRPKMMTVIAIIAGLLPIMWGTGSGADVMKRIAAPMVGGMITSALMELMVLPAIYVIWKGRELRK
- a CDS encoding ORF6N domain-containing protein, with amino-acid sequence MDSIVTIEMIEKKIFLVRSKKVMLDSDLAELYEVETRTLVQAVKRNIGRFPPDFMFQLNNQEDTSLRSQFVISKYGKGGRRYTPYVFTEQGVAMLSSVLNSERAVHVNIAIMRAFVKLLEMISSHKDLSKRLSEIFFQFMPEFPQPAFCLCVIGLLYCDSVPKFRCMV